Proteins co-encoded in one Vibrio sp. SNU_ST1 genomic window:
- a CDS encoding BCCT family transporter, translating into MSDLTNSVKSSNVNAGQTNTTSKTNQSESTSDKLGLSNPALWYSGGFIALFVALALFDGELLSSLVNTGFAWSVKVFGPYWQMLLLLTFLIGLGLAAGRTGKVILGGIAKPEMDGFRWMAIIFCTLLAGGGVFWAAAEPIAHYVSPPPLYGAQENAQQGAVNALSQSFMHWGFLAWAIVGSLTSIVVMHLHYDKGLPLKPRILLYPVLGERALKGHTGALIDACCIVAVAAGTIGPIGFLGLQVSYALNELFGIPDGFTTQLIIILFAIVLYTLSALSGLNRGMQMLSRYNVILAMALMIYILIFGPTNFIFNGYIQGVGSMIDNFIPMATYRGDEGWLSWWTVFFWGWFLGYGPMMAIFIARISRGRSIRQLVSTISLIAPFVTCFWFTIVGGSGLAFEIADPGSVSKAFEGFNLPGALLAVTQQLPMPMLISILFLILTTIFIVTTGDSMTYTISVVVSGETEPNAIIRTFWGVMMGVTALILISLGSGGISALQSFIVITAVPVSIILLPSLWNAPQIAIKMAKEQGL; encoded by the coding sequence ATGTCTGATTTAACCAATAGCGTGAAATCTTCAAACGTAAATGCGGGTCAAACAAACACAACAAGCAAAACAAACCAGTCTGAATCTACCTCAGACAAATTGGGATTATCTAATCCAGCACTTTGGTACAGCGGCGGTTTTATCGCTCTGTTCGTGGCACTTGCTCTATTTGATGGCGAGCTGTTATCAAGCCTAGTAAATACAGGCTTTGCGTGGTCTGTAAAAGTATTCGGTCCTTATTGGCAAATGCTTCTTCTTCTGACTTTTCTTATTGGTCTTGGCCTGGCGGCAGGGCGAACAGGCAAGGTTATCCTAGGCGGCATTGCGAAACCTGAAATGGATGGCTTCCGTTGGATGGCAATCATTTTCTGTACGCTACTTGCAGGCGGCGGTGTATTTTGGGCCGCAGCAGAGCCTATCGCTCACTATGTTAGCCCACCACCCTTGTATGGCGCGCAAGAAAATGCGCAGCAAGGCGCGGTGAATGCTTTATCACAATCTTTCATGCACTGGGGTTTCCTTGCATGGGCAATCGTAGGTAGCTTAACGTCTATTGTGGTTATGCACCTTCACTACGACAAAGGCTTGCCGCTTAAACCTCGTATTTTGCTTTACCCAGTTTTGGGCGAAAGAGCACTGAAAGGCCATACTGGCGCACTGATTGATGCATGTTGTATTGTTGCAGTAGCAGCGGGCACCATCGGTCCGATCGGCTTCTTAGGCTTGCAAGTCAGCTACGCTCTGAATGAACTATTTGGTATTCCAGATGGCTTCACAACTCAGTTGATTATCATCTTGTTCGCTATCGTTCTTTACACACTGTCTGCATTAAGTGGTCTTAACCGCGGAATGCAAATGCTAAGCCGTTACAACGTAATTTTGGCAATGGCATTGATGATTTATATCCTTATCTTCGGTCCAACGAACTTCATCTTCAATGGCTACATCCAAGGTGTAGGCAGCATGATTGATAACTTCATCCCAATGGCAACATACCGTGGTGACGAAGGTTGGTTGAGCTGGTGGACAGTATTCTTCTGGGGTTGGTTCTTAGGTTACGGCCCAATGATGGCAATCTTCATCGCTCGTATTTCGCGTGGTCGTAGTATTCGCCAGTTGGTATCAACCATCAGTCTTATTGCACCGTTCGTCACATGCTTTTGGTTCACAATTGTTGGCGGCTCTGGCCTTGCGTTCGAAATCGCAGACCCAGGCAGCGTAAGTAAAGCGTTTGAAGGCTTTAACTTACCAGGTGCGCTACTGGCAGTAACTCAGCAGCTACCAATGCCTATGCTTATCTCTATTCTGTTCTTGATCTTAACCACGATCTTCATCGTAACGACCGGTGACTCGATGACTTACACCATCAGTGTGGTAGTCAGTGGTGAGACAGAGCCTAACGCAATTATTCGTACTTTCTGGGGTGTGATGATGGGGGTAACTGCATTGATTCTGATTTCTCTAGGGTCAGGCGGAATCTCTGCGCTGCAATCCTTCATTGTAATCACAGCGGTACCGGTGTCCATAATCTTACTGCCGTCGCTTTGGAATGCGCCTCAAATCGCAATCAAGATGGCAAAAGAGCAGGGTTTGTAG
- a CDS encoding membrane dipeptidase, producing MYQQRIVIDGLQYCNWNREYFQTLKASGITAVHATAVYHETARETLSRFAEWNLRFEQNADIIMPIHSMADVETAKATGKVGIFLGAQNCSPIDDEIGLIEVMRKQGLLIMQLTYNNQSLLATGCYEKNDTGITRFGKQAIEEMNRVGMIIDMSHSAERSTLEAIDLSSRPICISHANPTFAHDALRNKSNDVIKALTARGGLIGFSLYPFHLPNGSQCTLEDFCQMVATTADMVGVEHLGIGSDLCLNQPQAVLEWMRNGRWSKAMDYGEGSANNSGWPDALPWFCGSAGMENIYNGLMRHGFSESEAGQVLGENWFNFLKDGLEPQNEG from the coding sequence ATGTACCAGCAACGGATTGTTATAGATGGATTGCAATACTGCAATTGGAACAGAGAATATTTCCAAACACTAAAGGCGAGCGGCATTACAGCAGTTCACGCTACCGCGGTTTACCACGAGACAGCTCGTGAAACCTTATCTCGCTTTGCAGAGTGGAATTTAAGATTCGAGCAAAATGCAGACATTATCATGCCAATCCATTCAATGGCTGATGTTGAAACTGCAAAAGCGACCGGCAAAGTCGGCATTTTTCTAGGTGCTCAAAACTGTTCTCCAATCGACGATGAGATTGGTCTTATCGAAGTGATGCGTAAGCAAGGTCTTCTGATCATGCAACTGACGTACAACAACCAGAGCTTATTGGCGACGGGTTGCTACGAGAAGAACGACACCGGTATTACTCGCTTTGGTAAGCAAGCGATCGAAGAGATGAACCGAGTGGGCATGATCATCGATATGTCTCACAGTGCAGAGCGCTCAACACTTGAAGCGATTGATCTTTCTTCTCGTCCTATTTGTATCAGCCACGCGAACCCAACGTTTGCTCATGATGCACTACGAAACAAATCAAACGATGTGATTAAAGCCCTAACCGCACGCGGCGGCCTAATCGGATTCAGCTTATACCCATTCCACCTACCAAATGGCAGCCAATGTACGTTGGAAGACTTCTGCCAAATGGTTGCGACTACCGCTGACATGGTTGGCGTAGAACACCTAGGTATTGGTAGTGACCTATGCTTAAACCAACCACAAGCCGTTCTTGAATGGATGAGAAATGGTCGTTGGTCTAAAGCAATGGACTACGGTGAAGGCTCTGCAAACAACTCAGGTTGGCCAGATGCGTTGCCTTGGTTCTGTGGTAGTGCGGGTATGGAAAATATTTATAACGGATTGATGCGTCATGGCTTCAGTGAGTCTGAAGCAGGGCAAGTCTTGGGAGAAAACTGGTTTAACTTCTTGAAAGATGGCCTAGAGCCTCAAAACGAGGGTTAA
- a CDS encoding aldehyde dehydrogenase family protein, with translation MTQLQNVQAENALYIGGEWQAGVSTVANINPSDISENIGNFAQASADQVQQAISAAKHAQPEWEKTPIERKQAVLQAIGDELIARCDELGTLLSREEGKPFAEGRGEIYRAGQFFQYFAAEVLRQIGDNAESVRPGVSVEVTREAVGVIGIISPWNFPTATAAWKIAPALAFGNSVIWKPANLTPASAVALTEIIHRQGMPAGTFNLVLGSGSKVGDALINSKEVNGVSFTGSVDTGRKVAAATAPNFVRCQLEMGSKNALVVADDADIQTAVDATIAGSFSGAGQKCTASSRLVVMDGIHDQYVEALIKRMSELKVGHALEDGVFMGPVVDGNQLEANLGWVEKARQSGGELAFGGERLSMKHEGFYMSPTLFLNTKNDWEVNQEEVFAPMASVIRVADLEEAIATTNDTRFGLTGGIITQSLRTSAMFKQQAQTGCVMVNLPTAGTDYHVPFGGRKESSFGPREQGQYAKEFYTVVKTAYQRPY, from the coding sequence ATGACTCAATTACAGAATGTTCAAGCAGAAAACGCACTTTACATTGGCGGCGAATGGCAAGCGGGTGTAAGCACCGTTGCGAACATTAACCCATCAGATATTTCTGAAAACATCGGTAACTTCGCACAAGCAAGTGCTGACCAAGTTCAACAGGCGATTTCAGCGGCGAAGCACGCTCAACCAGAGTGGGAAAAAACGCCGATTGAACGTAAGCAAGCAGTACTTCAAGCGATAGGTGATGAGCTGATTGCACGTTGTGATGAACTCGGTACGTTGCTTTCTCGTGAAGAAGGTAAACCTTTTGCTGAAGGTCGTGGTGAAATCTACCGTGCAGGTCAGTTCTTCCAGTACTTTGCGGCTGAAGTGCTTCGTCAAATTGGCGACAACGCAGAATCAGTACGCCCTGGTGTTTCTGTAGAAGTGACTCGTGAAGCGGTGGGTGTTATCGGCATCATCTCTCCTTGGAATTTCCCGACAGCAACAGCAGCTTGGAAAATCGCTCCAGCATTGGCTTTCGGTAACAGCGTTATCTGGAAACCTGCAAACCTAACACCAGCAAGTGCAGTTGCGCTAACTGAGATTATCCACCGCCAAGGCATGCCAGCTGGCACGTTCAACCTTGTTCTAGGTAGCGGTTCTAAAGTAGGTGATGCACTGATCAACTCTAAAGAAGTGAACGGTGTGAGCTTTACTGGTTCTGTTGACACGGGTCGTAAGGTTGCCGCTGCTACAGCGCCAAACTTCGTTCGTTGCCAATTAGAGATGGGCAGTAAGAACGCACTTGTGGTTGCTGATGATGCTGATATCCAAACAGCCGTTGATGCAACTATCGCAGGTTCGTTCTCTGGCGCAGGTCAAAAATGTACAGCATCTTCTCGTCTTGTGGTTATGGATGGCATTCACGACCAATACGTTGAAGCACTGATCAAACGTATGAGCGAGCTGAAAGTCGGTCACGCACTAGAAGACGGCGTGTTCATGGGGCCTGTTGTTGACGGCAACCAACTTGAAGCAAACCTGGGTTGGGTTGAGAAAGCACGTCAAAGCGGCGGTGAGCTAGCATTTGGTGGCGAACGCCTAAGCATGAAACACGAAGGTTTCTACATGTCTCCAACGCTGTTCTTAAACACTAAGAACGATTGGGAAGTGAACCAAGAAGAAGTGTTTGCACCAATGGCAAGTGTGATTCGTGTAGCTGACTTAGAAGAGGCTATCGCGACAACCAACGATACTCGCTTTGGTCTAACGGGCGGCATCATTACTCAAAGCCTACGTACTAGCGCAATGTTCAAGCAACAAGCGCAAACAGGTTGTGTGATGGTGAACCTACCAACAGCAGGCACAGATTACCACGTACCGTTCGGTGGCCGTAAAGAGTCTAGTTTCGGTCCTCGTGAGCAAGGTCAATACGCGAAAGAGTTCTACACAGTTGTGAAGACCGCTTACCAGCGTCCTTACTAA
- a CDS encoding RidA family protein: MNAQTKKHPVKTELFASKAPLEWAIVNNGTLYTAQIPIDETGAVVEGGIEAQTRQTFNNLVHTLECAGESMDSVLQVLIYVTDREYLKTVNSVYGEYFNAPYPNRAAVVVAGLAREEMLVEFVVYASASQPE, encoded by the coding sequence GTGAACGCACAAACTAAAAAGCACCCAGTAAAAACCGAGCTTTTCGCTTCAAAAGCACCACTAGAGTGGGCAATCGTTAATAACGGCACTCTATACACAGCGCAGATTCCAATTGATGAAACTGGCGCAGTAGTAGAGGGCGGTATTGAAGCGCAAACGCGTCAGACTTTTAACAACCTTGTTCATACATTGGAGTGTGCAGGCGAATCTATGGATTCAGTGCTGCAAGTTCTGATTTACGTGACAGACCGTGAATATCTAAAAACGGTAAACAGCGTATACGGAGAATACTTCAATGCACCTTATCCAAACCGTGCTGCCGTCGTCGTTGCAGGGTTAGCAAGAGAAGAGATGCTGGTCGAGTTCGTAGTTTATGCATCGGCGTCTCAACCTGAATAA
- a CDS encoding LysR family transcriptional regulator, which translates to MSIKLQQLKHFVLVVEEGGFRAASHRANRSQAALSTSIKELEKILGQPLFETGNKSTLTPFGEICLPKIIQFLNVYKALDNDLRAAAAGQQGRVRIASVPSVAAKLIPSVLGAFCEQYPNVEVSLIDDNAAGVEARLLSGEVDVALGNSSHLEEESIDFTPLLSDPIGVVCLKDNPIASQKEGIEWQTLLKQPFIRNGTCTLLDPTPARMLSEQALYSVENITSLFSVLELGIGVTTLPKLAFPTNETRLVWIPLIDPPLQRQIGIFRLSDRTISPQAQAFHDLCIQYLSYED; encoded by the coding sequence ATGAGTATTAAGCTACAACAGTTAAAACATTTTGTTTTAGTGGTCGAAGAAGGCGGATTTCGAGCGGCATCTCACCGAGCAAATCGCTCGCAAGCGGCACTTTCTACGTCGATAAAAGAGCTAGAAAAAATACTTGGTCAACCACTGTTTGAAACAGGCAACAAATCAACCCTGACACCTTTCGGGGAAATATGTCTGCCAAAAATCATTCAGTTTCTTAATGTTTACAAAGCATTAGACAATGATCTACGCGCAGCCGCGGCAGGACAACAAGGAAGAGTTCGAATAGCGAGCGTGCCATCAGTAGCGGCAAAATTAATCCCTAGTGTTTTAGGGGCTTTTTGTGAGCAGTACCCGAATGTAGAAGTCAGCTTGATTGATGATAATGCGGCAGGTGTGGAAGCAAGATTACTCTCAGGAGAAGTGGATGTTGCCCTCGGAAATAGCTCCCATTTAGAAGAAGAGAGCATCGACTTCACACCTTTACTCTCAGATCCTATCGGTGTAGTGTGCCTCAAAGACAACCCTATCGCCTCTCAAAAAGAGGGAATCGAGTGGCAAACTTTGTTAAAACAACCCTTCATTCGCAACGGTACTTGTACCCTACTTGACCCAACACCCGCACGAATGCTCAGTGAACAAGCTTTGTATTCAGTAGAGAACATTACTTCCCTGTTTTCGGTGCTAGAGCTCGGGATAGGCGTGACCACGCTACCTAAACTGGCTTTCCCAACCAATGAAACCCGCTTGGTATGGATTCCATTGATTGACCCGCCTTTACAGCGTCAAATCGGTATTTTCAGATTGTCTGATCGTACGATCTCGCCACAAGCGCAGGCTTTTCATGACTTATGTATTCAATATCTGAGTTATGAAGACTAA
- a CDS encoding RNA-binding S4 domain-containing protein encodes MDQEHYEDADYEGQELGEEGEEIEIEAIGIDVSSQPIELYKVFKIANLVSGGGEAKHIISEGYVAVNGELETRKRRKMYDGDFFEFNQEYYVVVCDQPVQEESDKPKKKDAPKKDNKAKKGQSKKDSKKKESKKSKAEMLSATAEPKKEKKEKKKENKPKKKADTPEPTRDDKSGRNSIEFF; translated from the coding sequence ATGGACCAAGAACATTACGAAGACGCTGACTACGAAGGCCAAGAGCTTGGCGAAGAAGGCGAAGAGATTGAGATCGAAGCAATTGGTATTGATGTATCGTCTCAACCAATCGAACTCTACAAAGTGTTTAAAATTGCTAACCTAGTGAGTGGTGGCGGTGAAGCTAAGCACATCATTTCTGAAGGTTATGTTGCGGTTAATGGTGAATTGGAAACTCGTAAACGTCGTAAAATGTACGATGGAGACTTCTTTGAATTCAACCAAGAATACTATGTAGTGGTGTGTGATCAGCCAGTACAAGAAGAATCAGACAAGCCGAAAAAGAAAGACGCGCCTAAAAAAGATAACAAGGCGAAGAAAGGTCAGTCTAAAAAGGATTCTAAGAAGAAAGAATCTAAGAAAAGCAAAGCAGAAATGCTAAGCGCAACGGCTGAACCAAAGAAAGAGAAAAAAGAGAAGAAGAAAGAAAACAAACCGAAAAAGAAAGCGGATACGCCTGAGCCAACACGTGACGACAAAAGCGGCCGTAATTCGATTGAGTTCTTCTAA
- the yejF gene encoding microcin C ABC transporter ATP-binding protein YejF, protein MTSNTVPTSGSTVEASNASPVLTIDKLSVGFGRNDSIEQVTQDVSLEIYKGETLALVGESGSGKSVTANSILKLLPKGSSHYLNGKINFSGTDILSCSERQLRGIRGGRIGMIFQEPMVSLNPLHRVGKQLVETLAIHRGMRTNKAQALAIEWLSKVGIRYPEQKISAYPHELSGGERQRVMIAMALINEPELLIADEPTTALDVSVQAQILDLLKDLQQELGMAMLFITHDLSIVRKIADRVAVMKDGRLVESNDCKTLFNAPAHAYTQKLINSDPKGLPVPVSPQSEPLLDVNQLRVWFPITGGLFKRTISHVKAVTDMEFSLKKGHSIGLVGESGSGKSTTGMAILKLVDSEGSITYADEQIQGLNRQQMLPFRSRMQVVFQDPFSALNPRMSVAQVIGEGLLVHQQLDENELDQRICDVMKEVDLDPETRHRYPNEFSGGQRQRIAIARALILKPEFILLDEPTSSLDRTVQAQVLDLLKSLQEKYGLTYLFISHDLNVVKSLCHYTIVMKAGEVIEKGDTETLFGNPQHEYTKQLVSLSNVGGAV, encoded by the coding sequence ATGACTTCTAATACAGTTCCTACTTCAGGGTCAACAGTAGAGGCTTCGAATGCATCTCCAGTTCTGACCATAGATAAATTGTCTGTCGGTTTCGGGCGTAATGATTCGATAGAACAAGTGACGCAAGACGTCTCTTTAGAAATATACAAAGGTGAGACATTAGCGCTGGTGGGCGAGAGTGGCTCCGGTAAATCGGTCACGGCTAACTCGATTTTAAAACTGTTACCTAAAGGTTCGTCCCACTACCTAAACGGCAAGATCAATTTCTCTGGCACCGACATTCTGAGTTGTTCTGAAAGACAACTGCGTGGGATTCGTGGCGGGCGTATTGGTATGATCTTCCAAGAGCCTATGGTTTCATTGAACCCACTTCATAGAGTTGGTAAGCAGTTGGTTGAAACCCTCGCGATTCACCGAGGTATGAGGACAAATAAAGCTCAAGCCTTGGCTATTGAATGGCTTTCTAAGGTTGGTATTCGCTACCCAGAACAAAAGATCTCAGCTTACCCTCATGAGTTGTCTGGCGGTGAACGTCAGCGCGTGATGATCGCGATGGCACTCATCAACGAACCTGAGCTACTTATCGCTGATGAGCCGACAACCGCATTGGATGTGTCGGTACAAGCGCAGATCCTCGACCTTCTAAAAGACTTGCAGCAAGAATTGGGTATGGCGATGCTTTTTATCACCCATGACTTGAGTATCGTTCGTAAGATTGCCGACAGAGTGGCGGTAATGAAAGATGGCCGCTTAGTTGAAAGCAATGACTGTAAAACACTCTTCAACGCGCCAGCTCACGCTTATACACAAAAGCTTATCAACTCTGACCCTAAAGGCTTGCCTGTACCTGTTTCTCCGCAAAGCGAACCTCTGCTCGATGTTAATCAACTTCGTGTCTGGTTCCCGATTACGGGAGGCTTATTCAAGCGGACTATTTCGCATGTTAAAGCAGTCACCGACATGGAATTCAGCTTGAAAAAGGGGCACTCAATCGGTCTAGTAGGAGAGAGCGGCTCTGGTAAATCAACAACCGGTATGGCGATATTGAAGTTGGTGGATAGTGAAGGTTCAATTACCTACGCAGACGAACAAATTCAAGGCTTAAACCGCCAACAGATGCTACCGTTTCGAAGCCGTATGCAAGTGGTCTTTCAAGATCCGTTTTCTGCGCTAAACCCGAGAATGTCGGTTGCTCAGGTGATTGGTGAGGGTCTGTTAGTGCATCAACAATTGGATGAGAACGAGCTCGACCAACGCATCTGCGATGTAATGAAAGAGGTCGACCTAGACCCTGAAACTCGTCACCGTTACCCGAATGAGTTTTCGGGCGGTCAAAGGCAGCGTATTGCGATTGCTCGTGCTCTGATCCTTAAGCCAGAGTTTATCTTGCTAGATGAACCGACATCGTCACTCGACAGAACGGTTCAAGCGCAGGTGCTGGATCTGTTGAAATCACTTCAAGAAAAGTATGGTCTGACTTATCTCTTTATCAGTCATGATTTGAATGTCGTGAAATCCTTGTGTCATTACACCATCGTCATGAAAGCTGGCGAGGTAATAGAGAAGGGTGACACAGAAACCTTATTCGGCAATCCGCAGCATGAATACACCAAGCAGCTTGTCAGCCTTTCGAATGTTGGTGGTGCGGTATAA
- a CDS encoding ABC transporter permease: MFNNPLAESRWLRFKANKRGFISLWIFTILFGLSLFAEIIANDRPLLVSYDNQWFVPVINEYAETEFGGEFETEADYKDPYVIELIEDSGYIVWPIIPFSYDTINFDISGAVPSEPDSVNWLGTDDKGRDVLARIIYGFRISVLFGFILTIVSSVVGVVVGATQGYYGGWVDLFGQRFIEVWSGMPTLFLLIILSSFIEPNFWWLLGIMVLFSWMSLVGIVRAEFLRCRNFDYVRAAQAMGVDDKRIMLRHMLPNAMVASLTMMPFILSGSVTTLTSLDFLGFGLPAGSPSLGELLAQGKANLQAPWLGISAFVVLSLMLTLLVFVGEAVRDAFDPHQQK; the protein is encoded by the coding sequence ATGTTTAACAACCCTTTAGCTGAATCTCGTTGGTTACGTTTTAAAGCAAACAAGCGTGGTTTTATCTCCCTTTGGATATTTACCATTTTGTTTGGACTGAGCCTGTTCGCTGAGATCATCGCCAACGATAGGCCACTCTTAGTTTCTTATGATAATCAGTGGTTTGTACCTGTCATTAATGAATATGCCGAGACCGAATTTGGTGGCGAATTTGAAACCGAAGCGGATTATAAAGACCCGTATGTTATCGAACTCATTGAAGACAGCGGATACATCGTGTGGCCAATCATTCCGTTTAGCTATGACACAATAAACTTCGATATTTCAGGCGCTGTGCCTTCGGAACCTGATTCAGTCAACTGGCTAGGAACCGATGATAAAGGACGAGATGTATTGGCTCGTATCATTTATGGCTTCCGTATCTCCGTTTTGTTTGGTTTTATTCTGACGATTGTATCGAGTGTCGTCGGCGTTGTAGTCGGTGCGACACAAGGTTATTACGGTGGCTGGGTTGATCTGTTCGGGCAGCGTTTCATTGAAGTCTGGTCTGGTATGCCGACCCTATTCTTGCTGATTATCCTTTCCAGTTTTATCGAACCTAATTTCTGGTGGTTGCTCGGGATTATGGTGCTGTTCAGTTGGATGAGTTTAGTAGGTATCGTACGAGCGGAATTCTTACGCTGTCGAAACTTCGATTATGTGCGCGCCGCGCAAGCCATGGGCGTTGATGACAAACGCATTATGCTTCGTCACATGCTGCCCAATGCGATGGTCGCATCACTAACCATGATGCCGTTTATCTTGTCAGGCTCGGTGACCACATTAACCTCATTAGATTTCTTGGGCTTTGGTTTGCCTGCGGGCTCGCCTTCGTTGGGTGAGCTTTTGGCGCAAGGTAAAGCTAACTTACAAGCGCCTTGGCTTGGCATTTCTGCCTTTGTCGTACTTTCTTTAATGCTTACGTTACTTGTCTTCGTTGGTGAAGCAGTACGTGATGCCTTCGATCCACATCAACAGAAGTAA
- a CDS encoding microcin C ABC transporter permease YejB, producing the protein MAAYIFRRLLLVIPTLWAIITINFFIIQIAPGGPVEQAVAQLEGHNSGIMERFSGGGQEVDLSESDQASASGYKGSRGLDPEVVEEIKKQFGFDKPIHVRYFDMLKNYATFNFGESLFKGGNVIDLIIDRLPVSISLGLWSTLIIYVISIPLGIMKAIHHGSRFDIWSSAVVIVGYAVPGFLFAIILIILFASGNYFSWFPLRGLVSSNFDQLNWYYQIGDYFWHLALPIFAMVIGGFATLSMLTKNSFLDEINKQYVVTARAKGLDESSILYKHVFRNAMLIIIAGFPSAFISIFFTGSMLIEVMFSLEGIGLLGFESTIQRDYPVVFSSLYIMTLLGLVLSIISDLTYTWVDPRIDFEAR; encoded by the coding sequence ATGGCCGCGTATATATTTCGACGTTTGTTGTTGGTGATCCCCACGTTGTGGGCGATCATCACCATCAACTTTTTCATTATCCAGATTGCCCCAGGAGGTCCGGTAGAACAAGCCGTTGCTCAGTTAGAAGGGCATAACTCTGGCATCATGGAGCGCTTTTCTGGTGGTGGACAAGAGGTTGATTTAAGCGAAAGTGACCAAGCGTCTGCGAGTGGCTACAAAGGCTCACGCGGGCTTGATCCTGAAGTGGTTGAAGAGATCAAAAAGCAATTTGGTTTTGATAAGCCGATTCACGTTCGTTACTTCGACATGTTGAAAAACTACGCGACCTTTAACTTTGGCGAAAGCCTGTTTAAGGGTGGCAACGTGATTGATTTGATCATCGACCGTTTACCCGTCTCCATTTCTTTAGGGCTGTGGAGTACGTTAATCATCTATGTGATTTCGATACCTCTAGGCATCATGAAGGCGATACATCACGGGTCTCGCTTCGATATTTGGTCGAGTGCGGTGGTGATTGTTGGTTACGCCGTACCGGGCTTTTTGTTTGCGATCATTCTGATTATTTTATTCGCGAGTGGTAACTACTTCAGTTGGTTCCCATTGCGTGGATTGGTGTCGAGTAACTTCGACCAGCTCAACTGGTATTATCAAATTGGCGATTACTTCTGGCACTTGGCATTGCCTATTTTTGCTATGGTGATCGGCGGCTTTGCCACGCTCAGCATGCTGACCAAAAACTCCTTCCTTGATGAAATTAACAAGCAATATGTGGTTACTGCGCGAGCGAAAGGTTTGGATGAGAGTAGCATTCTCTACAAGCACGTTTTCCGTAACGCGATGTTGATTATTATTGCAGGTTTCCCGAGCGCATTTATTAGTATTTTCTTCACGGGTTCTATGTTGATTGAAGTGATGTTTTCACTCGAAGGCATCGGTTTACTTGGCTTTGAATCGACAATTCAACGAGATTACCCAGTAGTGTTCAGCTCTCTCTATATTATGACCTTGCTTGGCTTGGTGCTGAGCATTATCTCCGACCTGACCTATACCTGGGTTGATCCTCGAATTGATTTTGAAGCGCGTTAA